The Deinococcus aquaticus genomic interval GAGCTCCGGGCAGATCTCCCGCCAGCGGCGGATGGTGTCCAGCTGCTTGCCCGCACCGGGCCGGCGCATGGACCGCAGGATCTTCGGACTGGCGTGCTGCAGCGGCACGTCCAGGTACGGCAGGATCTTGCCCGCCGCCATCAGTTCCACGATCTTCTCCACGTGCGGGTACGGGTACACGTAATGCATGCGCACCCACGCGCCCATCTCGCCCAGCTTCACGGCCAGGTCCGTCAGGTGCGCGCGGACCTGCTCACCCTGGAATTCGCTCTCGCGGTAGCGGACGTCCACGCCGTACGCACTCGTGTCCTGCGAGATGATCATCAGTTCCTTCGTGCCGCCCGCGATCAGGCGGTACGCCTCGTACAGCACCGAACCGGCGTCACGGGACACCTGCAACCCCCGCAACTTCGGAATGATGCAGAACGAACACGTGTGATTGCAGCCCTCCGCGATCTTCACGTACGCGTAGTGCTTAGGCGTCAGCTTTACGCTCGGCGCGAACACATCCCCGTGCCGCGTATCCTCCCGCTCCGGCTGCACGGCGTCCGCCCGTGTGCCCGGCGCGGCCACCGGCAGCAGACCCGTGAACGCACTCGTATCGATCGGCAGCAGCGTCCGAACGTGACCCATCACGTCATCCACCGCCTCACTGCCCGTGATCGCCGCGACCTTCGGGTGCCGCTCCATGATCTTCTCCGGCCGCTCGCCCAGGCACCCGGTCACGATGACCTTCCCCGTCGCCTCCAGCGCCTCACCAATCGCGCTCAGGGACTCCTCGACCGCCGGCGTGATGAACCCGCACGTATTCACGATCACCGCGTCCGCATTCTCGTAACTGGCCGCCACCTCATAGCCCTCGAACCGCAGCTGCGTCAGAATCCGCTCGCTGTCCACCAGCGCCTTCGGGCACCCCAGACTGATGAACCCCACCCGTTTTGCGCCCGCCACAGCGGGACCGTTGCCTTCCATCATCATCTACTCCTTCCCTTGCGCCGCACCCAGCACCCCGGGGGCACAGAGGTTCAGCCCGCCACTCTACAGGGACGGGCCGCGCCGGGCGACGCACTGGATTACAGGATCACCCCGGAAGAGGGGCTCAGTTACGTTCGGGCGTTGCCTGCGAACTCCTGCTCGAAAGCGTCCAGAATGTCGCGGTCGCTGACGCTCTGTAATCCCAGGCTCAGGAGCTTCTTGATCTTCGGGAAGTACGGCTCGTCCGTGATGTCCTTCTCGTAACCGTCCCGGAAGGTGCGTTTTCCGGTCAGGGTCACGCGGAACTCGTCGTCCGAGCGTCCGTAACTGCACCGGGTATCCACGATTCGCTGGTACAGGAAGTAGCGTTTGCTCTTGCTGTCTGGCCGGCCAATGCACCAGATGATCCCGCCTTCCGTGGCGGCCCTCTCCGCAACGGCTTCCTTGTTGGTGGCGATCATGCCGCTCTCTGCGACCTCACCCCGGAAGCCGATGCCCATTGAGGCGGGGTTGTGGTACAGCACGTAGTTCGCAGTTCGGGCCATGCCGTACGGTATTCCCTCTGGTGGCCACATGGTGCCGCAGATCCAGCACCCCCTGATTCGCGCGGCTGTCCGCTGTCGCTCGGGGGCGCGTCTCTCAGGGTTGGGCTGTACACTGCCTGAAGATGAATGCCAAGGTTATTGTGGTCACGTCCGGCAAGGGGGGCGTGGGTAAAACCACGACCACCGCGAACATAGGAGCGGCACTCGCGAAACTGGGTGAGAAGGTCGCGGTCATTGACGTGGATGTGGGCCTGCGGAACCTGGATGTGGTGATGGGTCTGGAGTCGCGGGTGGTGTTCGATCTGGTGGACGTGCTGGAAGGTAAGTGCCGCATGTCTCAGGCGCTGATCCGGGATAAGCGGGTGGAGAACCTGTTCCTGCTGCCGGCCAGTCAGACGCGTGATAAGGACGCGCTGGACCCGGAGGTGTTCAAGGGTGTGGTGCGGGATCTGATCGAGACCGAGGGTTTCGACCGGATCCTGATCGATTCCCCGGCGGGTATCGAGTCGGGGTTCCGCACGGCGGCCGCCCCGGCGGAGGGGGCGCTGGTGGTCGTGAACCCGGAGGTTTCCAGCGTGCGTGACGCGGACCGCATCATCGGGCTGCTGGAGGCCCAGCAGGTCAGTGAGATCCGGCTGGTCATCAACCGCCTGCGTCCGAAGATGGTGGCGAGCGGGAACATGCTGTCCGAGGCGGACATTCTGGACATCCTGGGTGTCAAGCCGATCGGGATCGTGCCGGAGGACGAGGGGATCATCATCTCGACGAACGTGGGTGAGCCGGCGGTGCTGGGCAAGACGAAGGCGGGCGAGGCGTTCATGGCGACCGCGCGCCGCCTGAAGGGCGAGGACGTGCCGTACCC includes:
- the rimO gene encoding 30S ribosomal protein S12 methylthiotransferase RimO; translation: MMMEGNGPAVAGAKRVGFISLGCPKALVDSERILTQLRFEGYEVAASYENADAVIVNTCGFITPAVEESLSAIGEALEATGKVIVTGCLGERPEKIMERHPKVAAITGSEAVDDVMGHVRTLLPIDTSAFTGLLPVAAPGTRADAVQPEREDTRHGDVFAPSVKLTPKHYAYVKIAEGCNHTCSFCIIPKLRGLQVSRDAGSVLYEAYRLIAGGTKELMIISQDTSAYGVDVRYRESEFQGEQVRAHLTDLAVKLGEMGAWVRMHYVYPYPHVEKIVELMAAGKILPYLDVPLQHASPKILRSMRRPGAGKQLDTIRRWREICPELVIRSTFIVGFPGETEADFVELLQFLEDARLDRVGAFTYSDVDEADANALPDAVPQDVKEERLSRFMEVAQRISAERLAEKVGTVMDVIVDEFNDDEDDAPGTKLIGRTKGDAPGIDGQVYLFAADFAGTVKIGDIVRVRIEDSDEYDLYGEVVETPAWKPNVPQLGHFGKH
- the minD gene encoding septum site-determining protein MinD, encoding MNAKVIVVTSGKGGVGKTTTTANIGAALAKLGEKVAVIDVDVGLRNLDVVMGLESRVVFDLVDVLEGKCRMSQALIRDKRVENLFLLPASQTRDKDALDPEVFKGVVRDLIETEGFDRILIDSPAGIESGFRTAAAPAEGALVVVNPEVSSVRDADRIIGLLEAQQVSEIRLVINRLRPKMVASGNMLSEADILDILGVKPIGIVPEDEGIIISTNVGEPAVLGKTKAGEAFMATARRLKGEDVPYPKFEEDKGFLAALRRLFGGA